A region from the Trueperaceae bacterium genome encodes:
- a CDS encoding TetR family transcriptional regulator, which produces MPDYAVPKAKRRRGRPKGGATDARGRILAAAAEEFGAFGYDAATVRGIAARAGVDPALVHHYFGTKADLFAETIEIPLRPDLAIPRILAGPREAVGESVVRFVLGHLEDADTRKRTVALLRSSLGNRLATPLVAGFLQRELIDRLAAGLGAPDAKLRASLAASQIAGLLIARYVVQLPTLAEAPVEELVARVGATVQRYLVE; this is translated from the coding sequence GGGGTCGGCCCAAGGGCGGGGCCACCGACGCGCGCGGTCGCATCCTGGCCGCCGCGGCGGAGGAGTTCGGCGCGTTCGGGTACGACGCCGCTACCGTTCGCGGCATCGCCGCGCGCGCCGGCGTCGATCCGGCGCTCGTGCACCACTACTTCGGGACGAAGGCCGACCTCTTCGCCGAGACGATCGAGATCCCGCTCCGGCCCGACCTCGCCATCCCGAGGATCCTCGCCGGTCCGCGCGAGGCTGTAGGCGAGAGCGTCGTGCGGTTCGTGCTCGGCCACCTGGAGGACGCCGATACACGTAAGCGCACCGTGGCGCTGCTCCGCAGCAGCCTGGGCAACCGGCTCGCGACGCCGCTCGTGGCCGGCTTCCTGCAGCGCGAGCTCATCGACCGCCTTGCGGCGGGCCTCGGCGCTCCCGACGCGAAGCTGCGCGCCTCCCTCGCCGCGAGCCAGATCGCGGGGCTGTTGATCGCGCGTTACGTCGTGCAGCTGCCGACGCTCGCGGAGGCGCCCGTCGAGGAACTCGTCGCGCGCGTCGGCGCGACGGTGCAGCGCTACCTCGTGGAGTAG
- a CDS encoding ABC transporter ATP-binding protein, translated as MMNNDRGPALTVRGLRVMRGGTVVFDGLDVVVPRGQITGLLGPSGCGKTTLMRSIVGVQKTEGGSVTVLGEPAGARTLRRRVAYDTQSASVYADLTVRQNLRYFARLVGAPATDVDRVVAQVGLAAQRDQTVGSLSGGQENRVSLAVAMLGSPELIVLDEPTVGLDPVLRAELWDVFRALADAGATLIVSSHVMDEALRCDRLLLMRAGRIIADLTPADLLAETGTTDPDTAFLTLIERDAAPRPLARRALGPETAA; from the coding sequence ATGATGAATAATGATCGCGGGCCCGCGTTGACCGTCCGCGGCCTGCGCGTGATGCGGGGCGGAACGGTCGTGTTCGACGGGCTCGATGTCGTCGTCCCCCGCGGTCAGATCACGGGCCTGCTCGGCCCGTCCGGGTGCGGGAAGACGACGCTCATGCGCTCCATCGTGGGAGTGCAGAAGACCGAGGGAGGGAGCGTTACGGTCCTCGGGGAGCCGGCCGGGGCCAGGACCCTGCGGCGCCGGGTCGCTTACGACACGCAGTCGGCCTCCGTGTACGCGGACCTCACCGTGCGACAGAACCTCAGGTACTTCGCGCGGCTCGTCGGGGCGCCGGCCACCGACGTCGACCGCGTCGTGGCCCAGGTGGGGCTCGCGGCGCAGCGCGACCAGACGGTCGGCTCGCTCAGCGGCGGCCAGGAGAACCGCGTCTCGCTCGCGGTAGCCATGCTCGGCAGCCCGGAACTGATCGTGCTCGACGAGCCGACGGTCGGGCTCGACCCGGTCCTGCGGGCCGAGCTGTGGGACGTGTTCAGGGCCCTCGCCGACGCGGGCGCCACCCTCATCGTGTCGAGCCACGTGATGGACGAGGCCTTGCGTTGCGACCGGCTCTTGCTGATGCGCGCCGGTCGGATCATCGCCGACCTGACCCCGGCCGACCTGTTGGCGGAGACGGGAACGACCGATCCGGACACCGCGTTCCTCACGCTGATCGAGCGCGACGCGGCGCCTCGGCCGCTCGCTCGACGGGCGTTGGGGCCGGAGACGGCGGCGTGA
- a CDS encoding ABC transporter permease, protein MTGSRTLATAGRVLRQLSHDHRSVALMLAAPSLLVGLFAWLYSGQPGVFDRLGGAILVLFPFTVMFLVTSIATLRERRSGTLERLMTTPLGKADFIVGYALAFGLVAVLQAVVTVTFSVWVCGLDVAGSLPAMMLVAVVAAVLGTALGLLASAFARTEFQATQFMPVLVFPQVLLGGLLMPRASMPGALRAFSDWLPLSYAIDAVTAATTGDDGWSLWRPLLVVPAFGVGCLALASLTLRRRTP, encoded by the coding sequence GTGACCGGCTCCCGTACCCTCGCCACCGCCGGGCGCGTGCTCCGGCAGCTGAGCCACGACCACCGGTCCGTCGCGCTCATGCTCGCCGCCCCCAGCCTGCTCGTCGGGCTGTTCGCATGGCTGTATAGCGGCCAGCCCGGCGTGTTCGACCGGCTGGGCGGCGCCATCCTGGTGCTGTTCCCGTTCACGGTGATGTTCCTGGTGACATCGATAGCGACGTTGCGCGAACGTCGGTCCGGCACGCTCGAACGGCTCATGACGACGCCGCTCGGCAAGGCCGACTTCATCGTCGGCTACGCGCTGGCGTTCGGGCTGGTGGCCGTGCTGCAGGCCGTCGTCACCGTGACGTTCTCCGTGTGGGTGTGCGGGCTCGACGTCGCGGGGTCGCTGCCGGCGATGATGCTCGTCGCCGTCGTCGCCGCCGTCCTCGGCACGGCGCTCGGGCTCCTGGCCAGCGCCTTCGCGCGCACGGAGTTCCAGGCCACGCAGTTCATGCCCGTGCTCGTGTTCCCGCAGGTCCTGCTGGGCGGCCTGTTGATGCCGCGCGCCAGCATGCCCGGCGCGCTGCGCGCGTTCAGCGACTGGCTGCCGCTCAGCTACGCGATCGACGCCGTCACGGCCGCGACCACGGGGGACGATGGCTGGAGCCTCTGGCGGCCGTTGCTGGTGGTCCCGGCCTTCGGGGTCGGGTGCCTCGCGCTGGCCTCGCTCACGCTTCGCAGGCGTACTCCCTGA
- a CDS encoding VOC family protein — protein MRLIQVAQRATDLDRATAFYADLLGAPPAARFDQPGLVFFDLGGARLLLDRGARSAYLYLAVDDIHATVERLRAAGVAVRSEPHLIFTHVDDTLGPKGAEEWQAFIQDSEGNTVGLVEHRASGGS, from the coding sequence ATGAGACTCATCCAGGTCGCCCAGCGTGCCACCGATCTCGACCGCGCCACGGCGTTCTACGCCGACCTGCTCGGCGCCCCGCCCGCTGCTCGCTTCGACCAGCCCGGCCTCGTGTTCTTCGATCTTGGCGGGGCGCGACTGCTGCTGGACCGAGGTGCCCGAAGCGCGTACCTGTACCTGGCGGTAGACGACATCCATGCCACCGTCGAACGCCTCCGCGCGGCCGGCGTGGCGGTCCGGTCCGAACCGCACCTGATCTTCACCCACGTCGACGACACGCTCGGTCCCAAGGGGGCGGAGGAGTGGCAGGCGTTCATCCAGGACTCGGAGGGCAACACTGTCGGGCTAGTTGAGCACCGCGCCTCTGGGGGTTCCTGA